The Chryseolinea soli genome contains a region encoding:
- a CDS encoding winged helix-turn-helix transcriptional regulator has translation MTKQEVTKRLPLSQSKSVYENEQCSVIAALKLFATKWKPCIICFLAEHPLRYNALYRAIPNISRKMLSLHLDEMERDGLLTRVLFDSKLQRVEYRLSPKGLSLLPLMEQLQDWGLENVPGSLSIREMLDATRTGDL, from the coding sequence ATGACCAAACAAGAAGTAACAAAAAGGTTACCGCTTTCCCAGTCCAAAAGCGTATACGAGAACGAACAGTGCTCGGTGATCGCCGCCCTGAAATTATTTGCCACAAAATGGAAGCCCTGCATTATTTGTTTCCTCGCCGAACATCCCTTGCGCTACAACGCCCTGTATCGCGCCATTCCCAACATCAGCCGCAAAATGCTCTCGCTCCACCTGGACGAAATGGAACGGGATGGTCTTTTAACGCGGGTGTTGTTCGACAGCAAGCTACAGCGGGTAGAATACAGGTTGTCGCCGAAAGGATTATCCCTGCTTCCGTTGATGGAACAGCTCCAGGATTGGGGTCTGGAAAACGTGCCCGGCTCGCTTTCCATTCGCGAAATGCTGGACGCTACCCGGACAGGCGATCTTTGA
- a CDS encoding DUF3291 domain-containing protein: protein MEHHLAQVNIAKMLGPIDTPVMADFVANLDRINALAESSPGFVWRLKDEGNNATSFKVYDDALIIINLSVWKTIDDLVAYVYRSDHAAIFRRREEWFEKMTRPHTTLWYVPSGVVPSPKEAVERLDHLQAHGETPYAFSFKRKFTATEALDFQANR from the coding sequence ATGGAGCACCATCTGGCACAAGTCAATATAGCAAAAATGCTCGGCCCGATCGACACCCCGGTCATGGCCGATTTTGTGGCCAACCTGGACCGTATCAACGCCCTTGCCGAAAGCAGCCCGGGCTTTGTGTGGCGGTTGAAAGACGAAGGCAACAATGCCACATCGTTCAAAGTGTATGACGATGCACTCATCATCATCAACCTGTCGGTCTGGAAAACCATTGATGACTTGGTGGCGTATGTTTACCGGTCGGACCATGCCGCCATTTTCCGGCGGCGGGAAGAATGGTTTGAAAAAATGACGCGGCCGCATACGACCCTGTGGTACGTGCCCAGCGGTGTTGTCCCTTCCCCGAAGGAGGCTGTCGAACGGTTGGATCATTTGCAGGCCCACGGCGAAACACCGTATGCTTTCAGTTTTAAAAGAAAATTTACAGCAACGGAAGCGCTGGACTTCCAAGCCAACCGATAG
- a CDS encoding sensor histidine kinase produces the protein MIQTSDSSTLKLLVITVQELSLARNLETVMKIVRTAARQLTGADGATFILREGDLCFYADEDAISPLWKGSRFPMSRCISGWAMLNKTAAVIEDIYKDDRIPHDAYRPTFVKSLAMVPIRTIAPIGAIGNYWATPHRPTAEEVSLLQSLADITAVTIENVNVYAELEQRVADRTAQLEAANKELEAFSYSVSHDLRAPLRSILGYSDILREDNFDQLNESGKQILNTVQQNARKMNTLIEDLLQFSKLGKKPLEKSQVNNQKLVRHIIEEMDPALTAKASISVSEMYPIEADISLLKQVWINLIGNAIKYSSKKEHPVIEIGSYKSGNEITFVVKDNGAGFDTRYADKLFGAFQRLHKYAEFPGTGVGLALVQRIINRHGGRVWAEGKVNEGAAFYFTLPA, from the coding sequence ATGATCCAGACCTCCGACAGCAGCACGCTAAAACTTCTTGTCATCACTGTACAGGAATTGTCTTTGGCACGAAACCTTGAAACCGTGATGAAAATCGTGCGCACCGCCGCACGCCAACTCACGGGGGCGGACGGCGCGACGTTTATTCTGCGCGAAGGTGATCTTTGCTTCTATGCGGACGAAGATGCGATCAGCCCGTTGTGGAAGGGGAGCCGTTTTCCCATGAGCCGGTGCATCAGCGGCTGGGCGATGCTCAACAAGACTGCGGCAGTCATCGAAGATATCTACAAAGACGACCGCATTCCCCACGATGCCTACCGGCCCACGTTCGTAAAAAGTTTGGCCATGGTGCCCATCCGGACGATAGCGCCCATTGGCGCCATCGGAAATTATTGGGCCACTCCCCACAGGCCCACGGCGGAAGAAGTGAGCCTCTTGCAGTCGCTTGCCGACATCACGGCCGTGACCATCGAAAACGTGAACGTCTATGCCGAGCTCGAGCAGCGCGTAGCGGACCGCACGGCGCAATTGGAAGCGGCCAACAAAGAGCTGGAAGCATTTTCCTATTCTGTTTCTCATGACCTGCGCGCACCGTTGCGCTCCATCCTCGGGTATTCCGACATCCTGAGGGAAGATAACTTCGATCAGCTCAACGAATCCGGAAAACAGATCCTGAACACCGTGCAACAAAATGCGCGGAAGATGAACACCCTCATCGAGGACCTCCTGCAATTCTCGAAGCTGGGCAAAAAGCCCCTGGAGAAAAGCCAGGTGAACAATCAAAAACTGGTGCGGCACATCATCGAAGAAATGGACCCGGCGCTCACGGCCAAAGCCAGCATCTCCGTTTCTGAAATGTATCCGATCGAGGCCGACATATCGTTGCTGAAGCAGGTATGGATCAACCTTATTGGCAACGCCATCAAATATTCTTCCAAGAAGGAGCATCCGGTCATCGAGATCGGGTCCTACAAAAGTGGAAATGAGATCACGTTCGTGGTGAAAGACAACGGCGCGGGTTTTGATACCCGCTACGCCGATAAACTCTTTGGCGCCTTTCAGCGGCTGCACAAATATGCAGAATTTCCCGGCACCGGCGTAGGCCTTGCCCTGGTGCAGCGCATCATCAACCGCCACGGCGGCAGGGTGTGGGCCGAGGGAAAAGTGAATGAAGGCGCCGCGTTCTATTTCACTTTGCCCGCGTGA